The Quercus lobata isolate SW786 chromosome 4, ValleyOak3.0 Primary Assembly, whole genome shotgun sequence genome segment gatttttattttttattttgggtccaacataagaatttttattgttgttatattaTTACCTTACAAATAATTAGACAAAAGTGGATCCCAGTAAAATTTCTTGtctttgaacaaaaaatttcaaatttaggtTTCAAACTACACTTATCTATCGtatctaaaaaaacaaattatcgAACAAAAAGTGATTGCGTGTCACAATTTTCAGATATCTTCCGACTAAGAGCAATAGGGAAACATGGAGGCTACAAAAAGAGGTCCGCGCTTTGATTATGAAGGTAGTGAAGGAAAGAAAGGAGGGAGCATCACAGAATGATTTGCTGCAAATGATAATTGAAGGTGCAACCAATAGTGATTTTGGTCAAGATGAGACTGACAGATTCATTGTTGACAATTGCAAGAACATATACTTAGCAGGGTATGAGACAACTGCAGTATCTGCAACATGGACCTTGATGTTGTTGGCCTCAAATCCAGAGTGGCAACAACGAGTTCGTTCTGAGGTTCTCGAAATTTGTGCTGATCAAATGCCTAATGCTGACATGGTTCGCAAGATGAAGACGGTGAGTATTATAtatttcagaaagaaaaaaaaataatgagtaaATTACTTTTCAAATCTTAGAGTTTttcatatatttcattttaaccttaaaattttaaaatgtttcatttaaatattatgtcactctttgttttttgtttttttgtttttttttaccattaaaaCATGACTGCTAATTggtttaaatgaaatttatttcaaacaccgagatttaaaataaatttatccaaaaaggtTTATATAAAACCATATGAAACTACAAGGtttaaatgatatatttttaaaactttaaggTTTAAACAAAACGTTTTAAAATTGTATGgcttaaggctgtgtttggttcgtgtaaaagtatttccggaaaatattctattttccggaaatgctattttccggaaaggaaaatgttttcatgtgtttggttgcatttcaaaaaatgtttcggaaaatattttctgatgtttggttgtgttcttgaaaatagcatagaaaacacattttcacattttctcacattttcttggTTACCAAACAAttatataatatcatttattcatcaaaacataaacaaaacccagaaaaaaatcatcaaatccggACAaacgaaggcgagatcgcgatcggaGAGATCGCGATCGGCGCGATCGTGATCGGAGCGGTCGGTGCATCGCGATCGGCGGCGCGatgcgtcgatcgcgatcgcgatCGCGCCGACGGCGTGatgcgtcgatcgcgatcgcgatCGCGCCGACGGCGTGatgcgtcgatcgcgatcgcgatCAACGCGTTCGCGCGATCGCGATCTCTCCGATCGACGCATTGCGATCGGCGGCGCGatgcgtcgatcgcgatcgcgatcgacgcgtTCGCGCGATCGCGATCTCTCCGATCGACGCATGGCGCTgccgatcgcgatcgacgcatTGCGTTTGGCAGCGCGATGCGTCGATCACGATCGACGCATCGCGATCGCGCGAAGATCGAAGCGGAGATCGCGATCGGAGCTCTGGGTGGCTGGATCGATCGGAGCTCTCGCACTTGATCTCGCTCGTTGGCTTCGATCTCGTTCGTTGGCTTGATCTATTCCGCACTTGATTTCGCTCGTGGGCTGTTGTGTTCTTCGATtgtttttttctgttctttctctctcgctCGCGTGTTGTGTTTCctgttttttctctccctctctctgcgttttgcaagccacggaaatgaattgaagtgaaaatcaagactgaaattcatttccgtggtcaaggcttCAAATTTTGGTCAACAGGAATTcgatttccggaaaataacgttttccgtcacagccaaacgctccattttccggaaattgatttccggaaTTCGTTTGAAGTCGAATCAAACGCAGCCTAAATAAGAGATACAAAAAACTCTAAGATTTAAAaggtaaccaaaaaaaaaaagtattatataatattttgtcatGCATGCTCCATGATAATTCATCATTTATCATTActtcaaaacattaattgattttttatatagaCAAAATTCAAACTCGGGTCCCTTATTTGAGAGCAAAAGATATTATCAAATCTAACAACTTAAACTTGTGTGTTAAATTGGTATCTAGCATGTAAGTGCAATTGGTGACATAGGATGCCAATAAGATTTATTGCCTAGATTGCCATGTTCATTACCATAATCATTTGATACATAACTAAAATGGAGAATTCTAAATTCTATCCAGCACTTGTGCATTCAAACTATCAACCCCACACAATCCAATCCAATGTCTCAGATTGGTTTTTCGAGGATCAATGTGGATTATGTTGGgttctaaattaattttgaaacttggtttGGGTAGGATTTgggttgacaaaattttaaagttaagtaacccaatccaacccaagCTATTAATagcttaaaaaatatatgtattttaaagttttagttTGGCTTATTTTATAGTTTGGGATTTAGTTTAAATTTGTAGTTTAGGTTTTCTTAGACTTAAATTTGATGAAAATGGAATATTAATTAGACtcaattttgtaaattataagTACTTATTAAATAATGAACTTAAATGGTTGAAtgaatcctttttctttttttcttttttttccttctaaaacAAATCCATTTTTTTACTGGGCTTGACAAAATAACCCAAACCTAACACCGCCCAACACAACCCAATCCAAGAAATGAGGTTATCTTGGGGAATTTTTAAAGTTACCAGGGTTAAGTTGAGTTGGAGATTTCTCTAACTTATAATGGTCCgattggattaaaaaattactCCAAAACCTAACTAGACACCCATGCAAACTTCCGTTGGTACCCAAgtcattataaaattttccccTCCTTTTTATAAAGTTTAGGTGAAGCTAATGAAAATCATGGGTAATTTATTAAAGGCCTCaacttttttaatattcattgaagaaaaaagatgttcactgaattttttaattttgttatgttGGGAGATCACAATTTAACTCCCAACAACTACTCTAAAAACAGGTCTACGTGACATGATGTTCAATATCATAAAAGATTTTAGCGTGTCTTTCtcatcaccaattggttttgaggtaAGAGAAAATTATAGAGCTCGTTTGTTACcattatttaaacaacagtttttagtatttaaacaatattacacgtattttcaaaaaatacaaacaattttattataaacaaCATTACCGACCAGACCTATATAATGATTTGGGTTATGATCAGCCACCCACCATTGTGTCACCTACTGACCAATCTTTGCTTGGTTTAATGGATTTGACAGTTGACCATGATAATTCACGAATCATTGCGCCTTTATCCTCCAGTGCCAATAGTGTCCAGGGAGGCATTTCGAGACATGAAATTTGGAGACATAAACGTACCTAAAGGTGTAAATGTGTGGACCTTGATGGTATCCTTACACCAAGACCCTGATCTTTGGGGACCTGATGCCAACATCTTCAAACCCGAAAGGTTTGCCAATGGAGTCAATGGTGCATGCAAGCTCCCTTACGTGTACATGCCATTTGGGGTCGGTCCTCGTACCTGTTTAGGGCAAAACTTTGCCATGGCAGAGCTCAAAATTCTTCTTGCTTTGATTGTGTCCAACTTCTCCTTTTCCTTGTCACCCAAATACAGGCACTCCCCGGCATTGAAGTTGATTATAGAGCCTGAAGATGGTGTCAATCTCCTTATTAAGAAGCTGTGAACTATGAGCCAATTACTATTATATAGTACTACTACTATAGTTGGTATTGCAGAAAGTTTTGTTAATTGGTGCTTAAACTTGGATTATTACAAGATCAATGAACATATAGAAGCACTAGGCCCTACATGGTATCTTGTGACAAGACCTATTTCTTATTGCAACAgcagtttttgttttggttccGTTTTTCACCGGTTGAATTATATTGATATCTTATGCCATTTACTAATCCTGATGCACGTATGACAGACATATGCCCCTATAACTAGGCATGTGTTTTGTTTAGACTGCATTGCACATTATTAGCTATAACCAAAATTAGGTATACGGACAAACGGTGAcgactctaggaatttttttcatGATACTCCttaagaaacataattttttctaGTGACGGCTTCAGGAATTTTTTCCAAATGtattattgtttagttgtttcattaatttgtttgtcttttataaactataatttgttatattgttgtttcattaattataaaattattaattgttgtttagcctaacataatttaatttgtttgtcttttataatgtactAGTATATAGTCCCGTACTATCGCACAGGaatagatatattattaatcatgagtttattcatatttaaaaggctcagttaaatctaaattcatattattaattataaaatttcattaacaaaacttagcaatatatatattttacatagaaagatgaaccttggtgacaatATTTATCCAAGAGATCCATtcacgcttttgaatcttcaatctctattggtgattgaaattttcgcagcttaaaaaatttaaaattaaaaaaaaaaaaaaatcctcagaGTTGTAcacattttgtagttttacgatggatcattttgtaacatgatgggcaTTTGTGTGAAAAAAAGACCTCTGAAGTTCTAtggctgataaaagaaattttctccaatctctttttatagagagatgAGTTTGTGCatgtttttatacatccttcatagttgtattatcacgaagcagctccaatggatttagattggtactaccgattcccaaagcatgagtgtttaatgtgttattaatttcatcttattggcttctgcacatgatagcaaaattaaaaataattaaattgtacacgtgtatagtaaaattggaatgaacaattggaatgataatatatgatagtaacaacaataggaaaattcaaataaaattttgaattaaattgtaacaatctaaataaaaaattctagtaGAAAGCCagggtggagtgatccactccaagaaggcgaccaaacttgcgtaaatatagaataataaatctctctccggaaaatttacattgttcacAACCTTTATCTTtactgaacattttaaaaatatagtgACTCACATCTGCCATCCAGACATCTACAGTTATGTCCTCTCCAATTCGCatgagattccattgatcactaagttcctttgtAGCCTacaaaaagtatcatccatcggtccacaacagtgctttcttcattgttataggtgtccaacctgaacaaaaagccaaatataaggatagtgaattttaggcataatgtgcatctaatcacatattagcaatttataacaaatgtaaatatgcaaactttgtaagtgaatagtaaacaaaactcagtgtcaaaaccaagaagaaaacaCTTTAATCCGAAACTCGGTGCAAATGTAAAAAtacaaactttgtaagcaatttataacaaagatgtAAACTCTGtctttgctatctttttggaaattatgcaatgtacccaaaccaagttcttatTACCGATATTcatctctttggttttcacgtttgactacaaaatcaagaaaaaacttaattagcacagtaacccacttgacccgatacatagaagtggttttaatgagaatgagcccacatacatttagccacatgatgcaaaattcaacttcaatttcagattctagatacgtggcacaaaattaaagttctaatttggaattcaatttcacactctctctgcttcacctattattttatatatagatcggttaattaaattattaattattgtttattagttgttttccccaattaattattggttaattaatatcccaaacaaacaaaattaattagttcaactaattACTATGGTTGTTTGATACTTGGAATATCACACTATTacttaacaaaacaaaaaaaaaaaaaaaaaaaagtcaataaattgtgcagcacaaaaaatatataggtCGTATAGCTTAAGTCCAAGTCTAAAAAAGAGtgatttattacatattttatgatCATTAGTTGAACTAATCAACTAGCACACAGCACACCACCGAGCCTTGTAGCCTGGTGGTACCTAGTACCATGTGTATCTATGAGCTCGGGGTTTTATCCCCCATAATTAcctagcaaaaacaaaaaactagtACACAGCACACAaccatatttattaattattatttgcaCACTTGCACTAGCACTAACACATAGTAAATCAGATAAGGCCAATTGATTGTATCTCACCAAAagacaccaacaccaacactaaaagacaattaataatCTCACCTACACCAACGCCAACATCGGATAAAGCCAAAAACAAGGGAAATattaatagagagagagagagagagagagagagagagagagagagaaatacttTGAGGGAGCACCGAAGTAGGGAAGCTGAAGGCTGAAGCTGAGGCAGTGATCGTCACTGATGACCAATCTCCGATGAGGGGCGACGATGTGCTCTGGATCGATCTCTGATGAGGGGAGGCATTGCTCTGTTGTGTTGCTCTGTTTTGAGGTTTGCTTTAACGTGATTTCTGATTTAGTGATTTGAGGTTTctgatttaatgatttgctttgtattggttttttttttttttttttttttttttgagaatccgtggGTTTGCTTCCTTGTAATCTTGGGCTTGTCGTGGGCTTGATTTGGGCTTGCCATCCATTGTTttgctctgttacaattttttttttttttttttttgcttgaaagtagaacaaataattttttttttagggtgttccttttttttttttaagggtaaacaaataaaaaattgtaattattatatactccctctgtcccactttgtttgtcctatttgaaaagtcaaattttttaagagaacatcatttattgtcttgtctaccttttaaaaatgtataagtttccaaaactacccttaaataaatttatcaaaaaattgaattagtaaattaataggggtataataggaacattagtaaattaatgacttttatttttagaaataggacaatattttgagacatcccaaaatggaatagatgATAAataaagtgggacggagggagtataattttttttttttcaggtcaagTTATTCCTGAAAACATCCTGAGCATAACGTGGCGTCACCACTGCGGACAAATaatgtggggtgcctaacacttttTTCACTTGCAACCGAACACTCAAATCTATGTTTTTGGTTCGAGACACTACTTGACCTAGTGTAGATTGCAGGAACTAGACATTGGAAAAACTAGATTCAAATTCAAGTGActaatcatctttttttttttttttggtaagtcaTACGCATACCTAATAGTTCTCTACCCATAACCTTACCCTCCAACTAGAACTTGAAAATGGAGTGACCAATTATACCTTAAGAAATCTTTATGA includes the following:
- the LOC115988167 gene encoding cytochrome P450 714C2-like translates to MDLPLLLLKVSFTIALVGFVSKLIQICDTLILKPERLRSKLRRQGIRGPPPSFLLGNINDMKKMRANSSKTPPGEQAITHNCSSALFPLFELWSKEYGSTFMFSLGNIQILHMNHPDVVKEISICTSLDLGKPSYQHKERGPLLGHGILTSNGATWAHQRKILAPELYMEKVKDMMNLMVESSITLVNSWTNLIESEGGVADVHVDEYMRSFSGDVISRACFGSNYSKGEEIFLKLRELQEQMSKKVLLSGIPVLRYLPTKSNRETWRLQKEVRALIMKVVKERKEGASQNDLLQMIIEGATNSDFGQDETDRFIVDNCKNIYLAGYETTAVSATWTLMLLASNPEWQQRVRSEVLEICADQMPNADMVRKMKTLTMIIHESLRLYPPVPIVSREAFRDMKFGDINVPKGVNVWTLMVSLHQDPDLWGPDANIFKPERFANGVNGACKLPYVYMPFGVGPRTCLGQNFAMAELKILLALIVSNFSFSLSPKYRHSPALKLIIEPEDGVNLLIKKL